A window of the Linepithema humile isolate Giens D197 chromosome 4, Lhum_UNIL_v1.0, whole genome shotgun sequence genome harbors these coding sequences:
- the LOC136999546 gene encoding uncharacterized protein: MSKSLEMRNVHPSTNGWLDPSNTTDHGPNVGLIKSLNVGIRITLGIERLVRPVMVVEKGSIVCQEYYNDIMNDKEVLNDFYLFMQKYPHVVEFIDVEQRRMAGTRVTLGDAQQKHTLSGMSRDNFNKFDNTLNLSLPFEIPCITNDTLQLSNLIHRGFGVHLMVAVMSWKAMNLEDSIILSSSCYKSGKLSVISTTKYRSEVPVLGLNCPLPSRLIHSHKKLEATGLPRIGTILEKDDAMHKHIDCRFKSAENFNIKSNISFDVSDGLSTNYPVRVERIRKEGNSNIVIKYLLSSFRYKEIGDKMTNQAAQKGTIGCIIDNDMLPHTINGVTPDIIINSVSIISRKTFNFYNQIKLTSSYSSNPFGDNEGSIKLINYQPLTNTGLDSYHSQIINRYKRYNDNLTDEEYDEKTSCLVDLYNPYTHELIKCDGGNKHFMGMEYYLLLTQMAIEKITVRNRGKKTKLLQAPSGKKRQGAIRFGEMEGDGIACHGASDVLLSLLSDSVEDRIESFICTRCGDFATHEREKL; this comes from the exons ATGAGTAAGTCTTTAGAAATGAGAAATGTTCATCCATCAACAAACGGATGGCTTGATCCTAGCAATACAACAGATCATGGTCCAAATGTTGGCCTCATAAAATCCTTGAATGTCGGA ATAAGAATTACATTAGGAATAGAGAGGTTGGTACGACCTGTTATGGTAGTAGAAAAAGGATCCATAGTGTGCCAAGAATATTACAATGATATTATGAACGACAAAGAAGTGCTTAATGACTTTTACTTATTCATGCAGAAATATCCGCATGTTGTAGAATTTATTGACGTCGAACAAA GGAGAATGGCAGGAACAAGAGTTACATTGGGAGACGCTCAACAGAAGCATACGTTATCAGGAATGTCTAGAGACaacttcaataaatttgataatacattGAATTTATCTCTTCCGTTTGAAATTCCGTGTATAACCAACGATACTTTGCagctttcaaatttaattcacaGAGGATTTGGAGTTCATCTAATGGTAGCTGTTATGTCATGGAAAGCTATGAATTTGGAAGATTCTATCATATTAAGCTCGAGTTGTTACAAATCGGGAAAATTAAGCGTGATTTCAACCACAAAGTATAGATCAGAAGTCCCTGTTCTAGGTTTAAATTGCCCTCTTCCTTCAAGATTGATTCATTCTCACAAGAAACTTGAAGCAACTGGGCTCCCTAGGATTGGAACTATACTTGAGAAAGATGATGCTATGCACAAACATATAGATTGTAGATTTAAAAGTGCTGAAAATTTCAACATCAAGTCAAATATATCGTTTGATGTGTCAGATGGATTATCTACAAATTATCCTGTTAGAGTAGAACGAATaaggaaagaaggaaacagtaatatagttataaaatatctcttgagTAGTTTCAGATATAAAGAGATAGGAGATAAAATGACAAACCAGGCAGCCCAAAAAGGTACTATAGGATGTATTATTGATAACGATATGTTGCCTCATACTATTAATGGGGTAACTccggatataattataaacagcgtttctattatatctaggaaaacatttaatttctacaatcaGATAAAACTTACCAGTAGTTATTCTTCGAATCCTTTCGGAGACAACGAGGGaagtattaaacttataaattatcaacctTTGACAAATACAGGATTAGATTCTTATcattctcaaataataaatagatacaagagatataatgataatctTACAGACGAGGAGTATGATGAAAAGACATCTTGTTTGGTTGATCTATACAATCCTTATACACacgaattgataaaatgtgatggtggaaataaacattttatgggTATGGAGTATTACCTATTACTCACTCAGATGgctattgagaaaataacagTGAGAAACAGAGGAAAGAAGACAAAATTACTTCAAGCACctagtggaaaaaaaagacaaggaGCAATAAGATTCGGAGAAATGGAGGGAGACGGAATTGCGTGCCATGGAGCTTCAGATGTATTACTGTCTTTACTATCAGATTCAGTGGAAGACAGAATTGAATCGTTTATATGTACTAGATGCGGAGATTTCGCAACTCATGAGA gggaaaaattataa
- the LOC136999645 gene encoding uncharacterized protein: protein MRLSHLRAHLEQQLVLKGLISEVYVGLVEEDFDVSVSRVSLQANMLKKYWHKFEVTHEAINVSFNKLDQEDREKIKAHAYFTQEAYTTTQKEYIHTLEKLNATMSSEKSSSSGSTSNYFLDPTQNIQTQMTYAYGLKLPRIDLPKFNGNMENWLTFKDFFSTSVLVNPTLSDVQRLQYLKASLVGNAAHLLKYTTITALNFKPAWESVVSYYENKRLLVSSTLQSFFNIKKMTKESAKELENLYTTVNQLLKSLETMGRPVAHWDDILVFVITQRLDLDTLKAWEHHLGGERDPPTWSQLREFLGIRLRSLQAIDKSKFDKPKVAAQSGALKSHFQGHSKESSSKSIASITCGICGTNHHPATCAQYASKSQEVKRKLIIKHHLCFNCLGAHKISNCTSTRRCIKCGQKHHTSLHLEKSANDKRTRSDNSKASVASEKDKENKTPNAKVLFANADQAGNHSQILLATARIIVRSSNGNSTIARALIDQGSEISLVTERLAQRLKLPRIKSSIPLVGVGGQSSNKTRGFVSFTIRPHFTSTFEKVVSAHILSALTTAIPTLKVSSKSWKHLEGLQLADPYYSNPGEIDLLLGADVYGQLIDTGIVKGGSDSPIAQQTQLGWIVSGPTGSVRPTCHMQSYCISQSADLYDLLQRFWELDSISVKPVSSLNQDEQECEEHFCSTHSRDSLGRYVVCLPFKASSQTLGDSKRKASLLCHKLVERFSKNAKYAVQYSEFMDEYLRLGHMRVVPDSTSEPSHSYYLPHHGVWKESSLTTKLRVVFNASSPSTSGRSLNDILHPGEKLQTELFDVLIYFRQFKYAFSADIEKMFRQVKVCSDDWKFQRIFWTGEGQNLVPFELTTVTYGMVCAPFLSLRVLMQLTKDEGERYPKAISVMTDGRYVDDLFGGSDSIMNTRLIIDQVSDLCMAGGFPLRKWVSNEPAVLESIASEHRLDASMIPIDDDLIIHSLGLLWHPMTDEFSFELSFLSKDRITKRSILSTIAKIFDPLGFLAPVIIIGKLILQRLWTLKLDWDQDLPDDLVHDWIKFINDCDTLPLLTFPRWIGTYLSRSFELHGFCDASSLAMAAVVFVRTTDDTGKIISKLICSKTKVAPLKRLTIPRLELSGAVLLVKLVKQVLHALHREDVRLYLWCDSSITLTWINNHPSRWKDFVHNRVCYIQETLPSATWRFVRGSENPADLATRGLTPAQLSHTPSWWYGPSWLSETSDLWPSLALIETSGVNLEERPVKINATSTSVTQPWDLLLRYSSLLRLLKVTATCMRAVDRFKRISTAPVLTTITPLELHKAKAFWTKEIQRCFFPSELRLISTGQTLPKSNCLIRLTPFIDAEGILRVGGRLQASNLSEVSKHPAILPKQSPFTSLIIGDAHIRSLHGGTQLTTLLIREEFWVVGGRTTVRSHILKCVKCLRFRQLRARQLMGQLPPERVLPSRPFLNTGVDYAGPFTLKTWKGKNARTYKAYIVLFVCFATSAVHLELVTDYTTEAFLAAYKRFVSRRGICATLISDCGTNFKGASSELQRLFDGASAEAQRLSALLAKDGTTWRFNPPSAPHFGGKWESGVKSVKYHLKRVMGETLLTYEELNTLLTQIEAVLNSRPLCPLTDDPDDLSVLTPGHFLMGCPPTVVPEPSLEFEKSSRLSRWQLLRQMLDSLWIRWSSEYLQRHYSMYKWNQNSTTVKEGSMVLVVDERYPPGKWPLGRITKIFRGPDGLVRVVLVKTCTTELKRPITKLCFLPTDKD from the coding sequence ATGAGGTTGTCACACCTTAGGGCTCATCTTGAGCAACAGTTGGTTTTGAAGGGTTTAATATCAGAAGTATATGTTGGCTTGGTGGAGGAGGATTTTGACGTTTCAGTTTCTAGGGTCTCATTGCAGGCTAACATGCTAAAGAAATATTGGCACAAATTTGAGGTCACGCATGAGGCGATTAATGTCTCATTTAATAAACTGGATCAAGAAGATAGAGAGAAGATAAAGGCCCATGCTTATTTTACTCAAGAGGCGTATACTACTACTCAGAAAGAGTATATACACACTTTGGAGAAGTTGAATGCTACAATGAGTTCAGAGAAGAGTTCAAGTAGTGGTTCTACATCTAATTATTTTCTGGACCCGACACAAAATATTCAGACGCAGATGACATATGCTTATGGTCTAAAACTACCAAGAATCGACTTGCCAAAGTTCAATGGAAATATGGAAAACTGGTTGACTTTCAAGGACTTTTTCTCAACTTCTGTGCTTGTCAATCCGACACTGTCTGACGTTCAACGATTGCAGTATCTTAAAGCTAGTTTAGTGGGCAATGCTGCTCACCTCTTGAAATATACAACCATCACGGCCTTGAATTTTAAACCGGCATGGGAGTCGGTAGTATCTTACTACGAGAACAAGAGACTATTGGTCAGCTCGACGCTGCAATCGtttttcaatatcaaaaagATGACGAAAGAATCGGCAAAGGAGTTAGAGAATCTTTACACAACCGTCAATCAACTTCTAAAATCCTTAGAAACAATGGGTCGACCTGTGGCCCATTGGGATGACATCCTGGTGTTTGTCATTACTCAACGACTGGATTTGGATACCCTAAAGGCATGGGAACATCATCTCGGAGGAGAAAGAGATCCTCCTACTTGGAGCCAGCTCAGAGAATTTCTTGGTATCCGTCTAAGATCCTTGCAGGCAATAGATAAATCCAAATTTGATAAGCCTAAAGTAGCCGCTCAATCAGGAGCACTGAAATCTCATTTTCAAGGACATTCAAAGGAATCTTCTTCGAAGTCGATAGCGAGCATAACCTGTGGTATTTGTGGGACAAACCACCATCCAGCTACCTGCGCCCAGTATGCCTCCAAATCTCAGGAGGTCAAACGCAAGTTGATAATAAAACATCATTTATGCTTCAATTGTTTGGGGGCGCATAAAATATCCAATTGTACCTCAACAAGACGTTGTATTAAATGCGGACAAAAGCACCACACGTCCTTGCATTTGGAAAAGTCGGCTAACGATAAAAGGACGAGATCGGATAATTCTAAGGCCTCTGTGGCATCAGAAAAGGATAAGGAGAACAAAACTCCGAATGCAAAAGTGCTATTTGCCAATGCTGATCAAGCTGGGAATCATTCTCAAATACTCTTAGCTACGGCTAGAATCATAGTTAGAAGCTCTAACGGAAACTCAACTATAGCAAGAGCATTAATCGATCAAGGCTCGGAGATTTCGTTGGTTACTGAGAGATTAGCCCAACGACTTAAATTGCCTAGGATTAAATCTTCTATTCCCTTGGTAGGAGTAGGTGGTCAGTCAAGTAATAAAACGAGAGGTTTTGTGAGCTTCACAATAAGGCCACACTTCACTTCGACATTTGAGAAGGTCGTCTCCGCGCACATACTTAGTGCACTGACCACTGCAATACCAACTTTGAAAGTATCATCGAAATCTTGGAAACACTTGGAAGGTCTACAATTGGCAGACCCGTATTATTCTAATCCAGGAGAAATTGATTTGTTATTGGGCGCAGACGTTTATGGTCAATTGATTGACACGGGAATTGTTAAGGGCGGCTCAGATTCTCCTATTGCTCAACAGACTCAGTTAGGTTGGATAGTTTCAGGACCAACCGGTAGTGTAAGGCCCACTTGTCATATGCAAAGTTACTGCATTTCTCAGTCAGCCGATTTATATGATCTTCTCCAAAGATTCTGGGAACTGGATTCGATTTCTGTTAAGCCGGTTTCCTCATTGAATCAGGACGAACAAGAATGTGAGGAACATTTTTGTTCTACACATTCTCGTGACTCTCTAGGCAGATATGTCGTTTGTTTGCCTTTTAAGGCGTCCTCGCAAACATTAGGGGATTCCAAGCGTAAAGCGTCGCTTCTGTGTCATAAGTTGGTCGAGCGGTTTTCTAAAAACGCTAAGTATGCGGTTCAATATTCGGAGTTTATGGATGAATATCTACGCCTGGGTCACATGAGAGTAGTGCCAGATTCTACTTCTGAACCGTCTCATTCTTATTACCTTCCGCATCATGGTGTGTGGAAGGAGAGTAGTTTAACAACCAAATTAAGAGTTGTCTTCAATGCATCGTCTCCCTCTACCTCTGGTCGCTCTTTGAACGATATCCTTCATCCAGGAGAAAAACTGCAAACGGAACTTTTTGACGTTTTGATATACTTTCGACAATTTAAATATGCCTTCTCTGCAGATATTGAGAAGATGTTTAGACAAGTAAAGGTCTGTTCAGACGATTGGAAATTCCAACGTATCTTTTGGACAGGTGAAGGTCAGAACTTGGTTCCCTTTGAGCTCACCACCGTCACGTACGGTATGGTTTGTGCTCCATTCCTTTCTCTGCGAGTTTTAATGCAACTTACTAAAGATGAGGGAGAACGATATCCGAAAGCAATCTCTGTTATGACGGACGGAAGATATGTAGATGACTTATTTGGTGGATCGGATTCCATTATGAACACACGACTGATTATAGATCAGGTAAGCGACTTATGCATGGCGGGCGGTTTCCCGTTACGAAAATGGGTTAGCAATGAGCCGGCAGTTTTGGAATCAATCGCTTCGGAACATAGATTGGATGCTTCAATGATACCTATTGATGATGATCTTATCATACACTCCTTAGGCTTATTATGGCACCCGATGACGGATGAATTTTCCTTTGAGTTGAGCTTCCTTTCAAAAGATCGAATCACGAAGCGTTCCATACTTTCTACCATTGCTAAAATCTTTGATCCGTTGGGGTTTCTAGCTCCGGTAATCATTATTGGTAAGCTTATCTTACAAAGACTCTGGACGCTTAAATTGGATTGGGATCAAGATCTTCCAGATGATCTAGTCCACGACTggattaaattcattaatgaTTGCGATACGCTGCCCCTTCTTACCTTTCCTCGGTGGATCGGTACTTATTTGAGTCGCAGTTTTGAACTCCATGGGTTTTGTGATGCCTCCTCTTTAGCTATGGCAGCAGTGGTGTTTGTACGCACCACAGATGATACGGGAAAGATTATCTCAAAGTTGATCTGCTCCAAAACTAAAGTGGCGCCTTTAAAAAGGTTGACAATTCCTCGTTTGGAACTTTCCGGAGCTGTGCTTTTAGTAAAGCTTGTGAAACAAGTTTTGCATGCCTTGCATCGTGAAGACGTCAGGCTCTACTTATGGTGTGATTCTTCAATTACACTTACCTGGATAAATAACCATCCGTCAAGGTGGAAAGACTTTGTACATAACCGGGTATGTTACATTCAGGAGACTTTGCCTTCAGCCACCTGGCGTTTTGTACGAGGTTCAGAAAATCCGGCTGACTTAGCAACCCGGGGTTTAACCCCAGCACAACTTTCCCACACTCCTTCCTGGTGGTATGGGCCTTCATGGTTATCGGAAACTTCAGATTTATGGCCATCTTTAGCCCTTATAGAGACCTCTGGTGTAAACCTAGAGGAGCGCCCTGTGAAAATCAATGCAACAAGTACTAGTGTTACGCAACCGTGGGACCTGCTCCTGCGATACTCAAGTTTGCTTAGATTGTTGAAGGTCACTGCCACTTGTATGCGTGCGGTTGACCGCTTCAAACGTATATCGACTGCACCAGTCTTAACAACTATCACCCCTTTGGAATTACATAAGGCTAAGGCATTTTGGACAAAGGAGATACAAAGATGCTTTTTTCCGTCTGAACTTAGATTAATTTCAACTGGTCAAACATTGCCCAAGTCGAACTGTCTGATCCGACTCACGCCATTCATTGATGCGGAGGGAATTTTAAGAGTAGGCGGTCGCCTGCAGGCCTCCAACTTATCGGAAGTCTCCAAACATCCGGCTATATTGCCAAAACAATCTCCTTTCACATCTCTGATTATAGGTGATGCTCACATTCGTTCCTTACACGGAGGCACTCAACTCACTACTTTACTCATACGGGAAGAATTTTGGGTTGTTGGAGGACGAACTACGGTGCGTAGTCACATTCTCAAATGTGTTAAATGCCTTAGGTTTCGTCAGTTGCGAGCACGGCAATTAATGGGTCAATTACCTCCGGAACGTGTGTTACCTTCGAGACCATTTCTAAACACTGGAGTGGACTATGCTGGTCCATTTACACTTAAGACCTGGAAGGGTAAGAACGCTCGAACGTATAAGGCTTACATAGtcttatttgtttgttttgcAACATCTGCAGTTCATCTAGAATTAGTCACTGACTATACTACCGAAGCGTTTCTTGCTGCTTATAAAAGATTTGTCAGTCGACGTGGCATCTGTGCCACTCTAATAAGTGACTGCGGTACCAATTTTAAGGGTGCGAGTTCTGAACTACAAAGATTGTTCGACGGGGCCTCTGCAGAAGCTCAGCGATTATCGGCCCTTCTAGCTAAGGACGGCACTACATGGAGATTCAATCCACCTTCGGCGCCTCATTTTGGAGGCAAATGGGAATCTGGAGTAAAGTCAGTAAAATATCATCTCAAGCGTGTAATGGGTGAAACTCTTCTCACTTATGAGGAGTTAAACACCTTGCTTACTCAAATAGAAGCAGTTTTAAACTCCAGACCTTTATGTCCTCTCACGGATGACCCGGATGACCTATCGGTCTTAACACCAGGACATTTCCTAATGGGATGTCCTCCCACTGTTGTGCCTGAACCTTCTTTAGAATTTGAAAAGTCTTCACGACTCTCTCGATGGCAACTGCTGCGACAGATGTTAGATTCACTATGGATCAGGTGGTCTTCAGAGTACCTTCAAAGACATTACTCTATGTATAAGTGGAATCAGAATTCTACCACGGTTAAGGAAGGTTCTATGGTACTAGTGGTAGATGAACGTTATCCTCCTGGTAAATGGCCTTTGGGCAGAATTACTAAGATCTTCCGAGGACCTGACGGTCTCGTAAGAGTGGTCCTGGTCAAGACTTGCACAACTGAATTGAAAAGACCTATTACTAAACTATGCTTCCTTCCAACGGATAAAGACTAG